In Metopolophium dirhodum isolate CAU chromosome 7, ASM1992520v1, whole genome shotgun sequence, one genomic interval encodes:
- the LOC132949120 gene encoding uncharacterized protein LOC132949120, whose translation MAGRKCVIEPSLVIDAVLFCKESVIITNVNDEKKVAVATDSVWSDISSKLDNRKSASSLHTIVYKGRRGINKQLGFLPQETYLVPTNITDENQFSNGSGKNVNEYSSEALPQLEIQLKNIPEALQYSGKSFELRGVCSYRRRLSRLRSSIGHYFALCKRGPHNWEIFDDLL comes from the exons ATGGCTGGACGAAAATGTGTTATTGAACCGTCATTGGTTATCGATGCTGTACTTTTCTGCAAAGAATCTGTTATTATTACCAACGTAAATGATGAAAAAA aagttGCAGTTGCTACTGACAGCGTATGGTCTGATATCAGCTCGAAGCTTGATAATCGCAAGTCAGCTAGTTCTCTCCATACAATTGTGTATAAAGGTAGACGTGGGATAAATAAACAACTAGGATTTCTACCGCAGGAAACATATCTTGTTCCTACAAATATTACTGATGAAAATCAATTCTCAAACGGATCGG gaaaaaatgttaatgaataTAGTTCAGAGGCTCTTCCTCAACTGGAAATTCAACTAAAAAACATTCCTGAGGCTCTACAATATTCGGGAAAAAGTTTTGAACTTAGAGGAGTTTGCAGCTATCGTCGTCGACTAAGTCGTCTTAGATCATCAATAGGTCACTATTTTGCGTTGTGTAAACGTGGACCCCACAACTGGGAAATCTTCGACGATCTACTATAA